The genomic interval CGCCGCGACGATGATCGCCTGCCAGCCCCAGAAGTGGAACTTGCTGAGGCCGTCGCTCCACATGCGCGTCTTGAGAAGACGCTGCGTGGAGTAGTAGGCTCCGCAGAACCAGGCGTTACCCGCGAATGCGAAAATCACCGCATTCGTGTGCAACGGTCTCAACCGCCCGAAGGTCAGGATCGGGCCAAGATTGAAGGCCGGGTTTGCCAGCTGCAGGGCAACGATGAGGCCGACAAGGAACCCGACGAGACCAAAGATGATGGTCGCGAACAGGAACTTTCGTACGATATCGTCGTCGTACGAGAAGGAATCGAGACGCGCGTTCATATGGTGGGGAATCTCCGCGGAAGGACAGCCCATAAGAAAGGACAGATACCGGTTATCCACAATCCTCAGTTATTGAATCGACTGTCAGGGAATCTCTGACGCCGGTCCAGTTCCTGCTCGGAGAGCGTTGAGGATGACCGCGATGTCGATGGCCTCCTGCAAGAGCGCTCCGACGGTCGGCGGGATGTACCCCAGCGCGGCCGCGACCATCGCCGCGCCGCTCAGCAGGAGTCCCGCGAAGATGCTTTGCCGCGCGATATGTGTGGCGCGCCGGCCGATCGCGATGGCGTCGGCCACGCGTGTGACGTCGTCCGCGAGTAGCACGATGTCGGCGGCTTCTGCTGTGATGCCGCCACCGTGCGCCGCGAGGGCAATGCCAACTGTGGCGGCGCTGAGCGCGGGGGCGTCGTTGGTGCCGTCGCCGGTCATCAACACTTTGTGCCCGGCGGCGAGCAACTCCTTCACCACGGCCACTTTTTGGTCAGGGAGCATGTCGCCGCGTGCTTCGGTAATGCCGAGGGTACGGGCGATCTCTGCGACGTTCTTTTCGTGGTCGCCGGAGAGCAACACGGTTCGGTTCACGCCAAACGTTTTGAGCCGCGCGAAAAAGGCGGGGAGCCCTTCGCGCGCGTGGTCGGCGTAGCGAAGTTCGCCCGCTGCCGCACCATCGATCGCGACATACGCGCGGAGACCAGCGCCCTCTTCGTGCAGCGCCGCCAATCCGGACGCGGCGGAGGGTTGGGTGGCAGCCACGTAGCGCAGCGAACCCACCGATACTTTGCGCCCATCAACGGTGCCGGAAATTCCGCGGCCGGGCGTCTCTACAGAGTCACGCGCCTCAGGCACCCGCAACCCGCGCGCCTGCGCCGCCAACACCGTGGTGCGCGCCAAGAGATGCCCACTCGCATGCTCCACACCGGCGGTCAGTGAGAGCAGGGTGGCCTCGTCAAAGCCGTCGGCAGGGCGGACCTCGGAGAGCTCTGGGTAGCCGATGGTCAGCGTGCCGGTTTTGTCGAAGACCGCCGCATCCACCGAGCCGATTTGCTCCAGCGCGCTCCCCGTGCGCACAATGATCTGGTGCCGTGCCGCGCGGTTGATACCACTGATGATCGCGACCGGCGTGGCGAGAATCAGCGGGCACGGCGTGGCCACCACGAGGACGGCGAGCACGCGCAACGCATCGCCGGAGAGGAACCAGGCAAGCGCGCACGCGATGATGGTGATCGGCGTGAACCAAATGGCGTAGCGGTCGGCGAGGCGCTGGATGGGCGATTTTTCTGCCTGGGCGCTCCGCACGAGTTCCACAATGCGCGCGTACAGACTGTCGCGTGCGGGAGCCGTGGCGCGCAGACGAAATGCCGATTCCTGATTGACCGAGCCGGAGCGCACCACGGAACCGGCGGTCACAAATTCCGGCGACGGTTCGCCGGTGAGGCGCGCGACGTCGATGTGCGACGCGCCGTCGGCAATGATGCCGTCGCACGCGACCATTTCGCCGGGACGCACGAGGAGCAGATCGCCAGGGACGATGGCGTCCGCTTCAATGTCTTCGGTGGTCTCTCCGCGCACGCGATGCGCCACACGCGGCGCGGCGCGTTCCAACTCACGCACCGCATCGGAGGCGCGGCCTTCGGCGTAGGCGTCGAGCAACTCGCCACCCGTTTGCATGAGGACAATGACGAGGCCGGCAATCGGCTGGCGCAGCACCACCGCCGTGACGATCGCAAGCATCGCCACGACATCGGCCGCAAAGTGACCACCGAACAAGCCGCGCAGCGTTTTCCACGTGACGGGCGCCCCCGTGAGCACGAGCGCTACCAGCCAGACGCGGTCCGCGAGCGTGGCGTCAAAGATCCGAACGATGGCTCCCACCACGAGGGAGGCGAGTACCGCCAATGGCAACCGCGCGGCAGGTGACGACACGATCGCAAAAAAAATCGCCCCCCGACCACTGGCCGAGGGGCGATCTGGTTCCTGCAATGGAGCGGTCACGACGCTACCTGACAGCGCTTGCCGTGGGCTTGGGCGCCCCGGCTTCCTTGGCGTACTGCGCGTTGGTCAAAAGCACGATGCCGTACAGCACGATGCCAATCGCAACGGCGCCAACAATGAGGCCCGTAAAGGCCGCGTTACGATCGGAGGGATGGTGGTTGCCGGACATGGGAAAATCCTCGAGAAAGAAGCGAAGGCGACGCGTGGTTGGGCGCGTGGTGGGGCGCGTTAGGCGACGCGTACCGTCGTCATGGAATCGTTCTGTTTGATCTTCTTCATCACATCGAGGCCGCTGGTGATCTGACCGAACACCGTATGCACGCCATTGAGGTGCCGCGTGTTGTCTTCGCTCAACACCATAAAGAACTGGCTTCCGCCCGTGTCCTTGCCGGCGTGCGCCATCGAGAGCGCGCCCACCGTATGCGTGCGCGGATTCCCCTTGGTTTCGCACTTGATGGTCCAGCCTGGGCTGCCGGTGCCCGGCGGGCCCTTGGGGTCCTTGCCGGTATTCGGGCAGCCACCCTGCACTACGAACTCAGGGATGACGCGATGGAACTTGAGTCCGTCGTAGAAGCCCGCGTTGGCGAGTTTCTCAAAATTGGCGGCCGCGATCGGGGCGTCCGTCTCGTAGAGTTCGGCCACGATGGTGCCGATGTTGGTTTCGAACGTCGCAGTCTTGGTCATATGACAGGAATTCTAGTGCGTGGAACGCCTCGGCGCACGATGCGACGGGCGGTGCCGCCCACTCAGGGCGACTTGGTGGGCTTGGGGCCCGAACTGATACCGAATTTATAGAAGCGTGGCACCTTGCAGCCACCCTTTTCGGCCGGCGTAAAGGTCCATTTCGCTGCCGCCTTCTGCGCCTGCGTTGCAAACCACGGATGCGATGCCTTGAGCACGATGAACGTGGACATATTGGGCTTTCCAAGGGTGTCCACTAGGACCTCCCACGTGAGCTCCATGTAGTTCCCTTTGCCAAACACGCCACGCGGATACGGCGGCTTGAAGACCGGCGGATCCATCTTCACGGGTGAGGGCACGCGCTCAACCTCGAGTCGCGGATTCTTTACCGCCTCGGCGACGGTGAGGTAGCACAGGTCGCTTCCCGTCGGCACGACGGCTGCGGGAGGCGCTGCAGGCGCGGGCTCGGGTGTTGGGGGCGACGGCGCGCATGCCGCGGCCGCGAGCAGTGCTGCGATTGCCGCGAAGAGGCCTACCGTCCGCGACGCGCGGGGTGCAAATCGCACGGTCATTGGTCGGTGATGCCGCGCACTCACACGTCCGCAGACGGGCAGATGTCGCGGAGCGAGCACGACTCGCAGCGGGGCTTGCGGGCGTCGCAGGTGCGGCGGCCGTGCCAGATGAGTAAGTGCGAAAACTTCGTCCACGAATCTTTAGGGAACAAGGGAAGCAGCGCCTTCTCCACTTTTACTGGATCGGTTTCGTCGGTGAATCCAAAGCGCGCGGCGAGCCGTGCCACGTGCGTGTCCACAACGATCCCTTCGTTGATGCCGAAGGCATTGCCGAGAATAACGTTTGCGGTCTTGCGCCCCACACCGGGCAGCTTGATGAGTTCCGCCATCGTGCGCGGAACCTCGCCACCGTGATCGTCCACCAGCGCCTGCGCCATGCCCACAAGGCTCTTGGCTTTGTTCCGGTAGAAGCCCGTACTGCGAATGACCTCTTCAAGCTCTTCCATCTCGGCGTCGGCGAGCGCCGCCGCGGTCGGATATCGCTTGAACAGCTCGGGGGTGACCATGTTGACGCGCTTATCCGTGCATTGCGCGCTCAGGATGGTGGCCTCGAGCAGTTGCAGCGGCGTGGCGAAGTCGAGTTCGCAGTGCGCGTCGGGGTACTCCACGAGCAATCGCCGTTCGATTTCTGCCGCGTGCGAGAACAGCGCGGCGGCGCCCATCGGGCGGCCTTTGCTTCGCGCCGACGCTTTGCGATGTGGTGACATGCGTCGCCTTAGTGCGCGGCCACCGCGCGAGCGCGGCGGGTGCGAGAAAAATCGAGCACGGCGTCGGCGTCACCGGCGTTGAGAATGTCGCGGGCGGTCAGCCATCCCTTGCGGGCGATGTCCACGCCGAGTGCGGCGTGGTCGAGGCCTTGGCGCGAGTGTGCGTCGGGGCCGATTTCAATGCGCACGCCATGGCGGCGTGCGTCGCGGCAGAGGCGCCAGTCGAGGTCGAGACGATGCGGGTCGGCGTTGAGCTCCACGGCCACACCGTCGGCACCGGCTTTGGCGAGTACCGCCTGCATGTCGATGGGGTACGCCTCGCGTGTGAGCAAGAGTCGGCCCGTGGGATGCCCGAGGATGGTCACGCGGGGATCGTCGAGCGCTTTGAGCACGCGTTCGGTCATCTGCTCTTCGTTCATCCCGAATCGCGAATGCACCGACGCAATGACGTAATCAAATCCGTCGGTCACATCGGTGGGGTAGTCCACATCGCCCGAGGGAAGAATGTCCGCTTCGATCCCTTTCAATACGCGCATGCCGTCGAGGCGTGCGTTGAGTTCGTCAATTTCCGCGTGCTGGCGATCAATAGACTCGCGCGTGAGGCCGCCCGTGTAAAACGCCGACTGCGAGTGGTCGCTGATGCCGATGTATGACCAGCCGCGGCGCTTGGCGTCGTCGGCGAGTTCGGCGATCGTCGTGCCGCCATCGGAGTATTGCGAATGGCAATGCAGCACGCCGCGCAGGTCGGCGAGCGTAACGAGCGTGGGCAGCGTGCGTGACGCCGCCGCATTGGTTTCGCCGAGTCCCTCGCGCATTTCGGGCGGAACATAGGCGAGGCCAATGGTGGTGTAGAGCGCTGGCTCATCGGCGAGTGGTACGGTGCTGCCGAGCGCATCCGTGAGCACGTCGCCGAGGCGGAACCCCATTGCCGCGGCGTGGGTGACGACCGAGGCCACGTGCGCTTCGTTGCCCGTGGCGCGCCAGAGTGCCACTACGAATTCACGAGCCGGAACGCAGTGGAGGTTGAGCCGCGTGCCGTCGTTGAACCGGATGGTGACGCGTGGTGTGCCGTTGCCAAGCGATGACCGCACGGCGTCGCCACGGGCGAACTGCGCGGCCGCGGCACTCGGATCGCCGACGCACTCGGCGACGATGTCGAGGTCGCGCACGACTTCGCAGCGCCGTCGGACGGCGCCGGCCACGGCCGCGCGTTCCACTGCGGGAAGGGCGCGCACCATCGCCAACAGGCGTTCGGCTTCGGCGCTGGCGTGGGGGAGCAGAAACGCGGTGCCGGTCTCGCGTAATCCGCTGATGCCGCGAAGAATCTGCTCGGCCATCGCGCTGCCAAACCGTGGGAGCCTCGCGAGGCGGCCGTCGCGGGCGGCCGCTTCGAGTCCTTGTAAGGAGTCGATGCCGAGCCCTTCGTGCAGCCGACGGATGCGCGACGGGCCGAGCCCTGGAATCCGTAGCATCTCAAAGAGCCCTTCGGGCGTGGACTCACGCAGTCGGTCGAGCAGGGTGCACTCGCCGTCGCGTTCCAGTTCGGCAACGGCTTGGCTGACGTCGGGGGTGTGCGTGTCAACGCCCTGCAGTTCGAGCAGGGCGTGGAGCTCGGCCACGAGGTGGGAAGCGTGCGGCAGTGGCACGCGTCAGGGCGCGATCAGTCTTCGATGCCCGCGAACGCGGCGAGGCGATCGATGAGGGAGTGCAGCTGCTTCTCCGTGAGGTCGATTTCCTGCGCAGCGCCCTCGACATCGAGAAGGCCAGCGCGCATGGAGATGGCGACCTGATTGAGATAGCGGATCTTGGCGAGAATGTCGTCCGTTGCTTTCCGAAGTCCGTGGAAGCGCCGTTTTTCGGAGAGGGCGCGCCGATGGCGCTTGACGAGATCTTCCGTTGTCAGGCGATGTGCCGCCGTGAGGACTTCTTCTTTGGTGCGTCCCGGGAGGGCACCGCGGTCTGGGAGACCGAGGTCGTCCCACGACTCGTCGGCAAACCAAAGGCGACCGACGTACTCCACGCCATCGTAACCGACGCGCACGGTCACATTATACCGTCGACCTTCGCTGTCGATGGTGGCCAAATGCGGTTGTGAGATTTCGTCGAAAGAGGCCATAGGGGCGTGTGCTGTCGGGTCAAATCGGCGGCGTCGTTAGACGGCATCCGGTCGCCGGAGGAACCGCCTCAGCGCGGTCATCAGGGAGCTACGTGCTTCAACATACGGTACGTGGCCGCAGTCCTCCAGCACCACCAGCTCCGCCCCAAGGGCGCGGGCCGCCGCTTCGGAGGACGCGAGCGGGATCGGATCCTGCCGTCCGTGGACAATTTGGACGTCGATGGGCACGGTGGCGAGGGCGGGAATGAGGTCAAACTCCCCAAGGCTTTCCCACACCGATTGCTGGACCCGCCCGGTGACTCGAAATGGAGTAAGGTCAGTGGCGCGTCGGGGGTCGGCAAAGTAGCCGGCCACACTGAGTTCGAAGGTGCGCTGGCGATACGCCACGGGGTCGCTTTCGCGGAGTCCGGAGGCGGCGAGGGCGCTGCGCAGGGTCTGTACTTCGCTGCTCGTCTGGCGGCGCGCAAATTCGGCTTCGAACTCGGACCGCCACTGTCGGGAGAGCGGAGCGGGGTCAACGAGGGCGAGTCGCGAGGGGGCGGGGGTCACCCGCCCGGCAGCTGCCTCCACGGCGTAGAGAAGCGCGAGCATCCCGCCCCAGGAATAACCGAGGATCGTCGGCGTCGCGGGCTCGAGCTCTGTGAGCACAGCGGCGAGGTCCGCCACGTGCGTCTGCCAGGTGATGGGGGTGCGATCGTCGGTCTTGGACTGGCCCCCTCCGCGCTGATCGTAAAAGAGCAGGTCAAAGGTGTCGGCGAGGTCGAGCAGCTGCGGGAGCAGGTAATCGTGGTGCGCTCCGGGGCCGCCGTGCAGTACGACGATGGGCGGCGCGCCGGCGCTGCCGTAGCGGCACCAATAAAGCGGCGTGTCGGTGTGCTGCGTAAAGCCGTGGATGCGAGGTTCGGGAATGGCGGCGGGAGACATAGCCGAATCCTAACCGATTACGCGAATGTCGCGGCAATGCGTACGGTGTTGAGATGCACACGCACGGTGTCGTCGATGTTGCGACCGTAGCCGCCGGCGATGGTGACGCACACGGGGAGTCCGATCTCACGACAGGCGCTCAG from Gemmatimonadota bacterium carries:
- a CDS encoding heavy metal translocating P-type ATPase, which encodes MSSPAARLPLAVLASLVVGAIVRIFDATLADRVWLVALVLTGAPVTWKTLRGLFGGHFAADVVAMLAIVTAVVLRQPIAGLVIVLMQTGGELLDAYAEGRASDAVRELERAAPRVAHRVRGETTEDIEADAIVPGDLLLVRPGEMVACDGIIADGASHIDVARLTGEPSPEFVTAGSVVRSGSVNQESAFRLRATAPARDSLYARIVELVRSAQAEKSPIQRLADRYAIWFTPITIIACALAWFLSGDALRVLAVLVVATPCPLILATPVAIISGINRAARHQIIVRTGSALEQIGSVDAAVFDKTGTLTIGYPELSEVRPADGFDEATLLSLTAGVEHASGHLLARTTVLAAQARGLRVPEARDSVETPGRGISGTVDGRKVSVGSLRYVAATQPSAASGLAALHEEGAGLRAYVAIDGAAAGELRYADHAREGLPAFFARLKTFGVNRTVLLSGDHEKNVAEIARTLGITEARGDMLPDQKVAVVKELLAAGHKVLMTGDGTNDAPALSAATVGIALAAHGGGITAEAADIVLLADDVTRVADAIAIGRRATHIARQSIFAGLLLSGAAMVAAALGYIPPTVGALLQEAIDIAVILNALRAGTGPASEIP
- a CDS encoding peptidylprolyl isomerase, which gives rise to MTKTATFETNIGTIVAELYETDAPIAAANFEKLANAGFYDGLKFHRVIPEFVVQGGCPNTGKDPKGPPGTGSPGWTIKCETKGNPRTHTVGALSMAHAGKDTGGSQFFMVLSEDNTRHLNGVHTVFGQITSGLDVMKKIKQNDSMTTVRVA
- the nth gene encoding endonuclease III; translation: MGAAALFSHAAEIERRLLVEYPDAHCELDFATPLQLLEATILSAQCTDKRVNMVTPELFKRYPTAAALADAEMEELEEVIRSTGFYRNKAKSLVGMAQALVDDHGGEVPRTMAELIKLPGVGRKTANVILGNAFGINEGIVVDTHVARLAARFGFTDETDPVKVEKALLPLFPKDSWTKFSHLLIWHGRRTCDARKPRCESCSLRDICPSADV
- a CDS encoding PHP domain-containing protein; the encoded protein is MAELHALLELQGVDTHTPDVSQAVAELERDGECTLLDRLRESTPEGLFEMLRIPGLGPSRIRRLHEGLGIDSLQGLEAAARDGRLARLPRFGSAMAEQILRGISGLRETGTAFLLPHASAEAERLLAMVRALPAVERAAVAGAVRRRCEVVRDLDIVAECVGDPSAAAAQFARGDAVRSSLGNGTPRVTIRFNDGTRLNLHCVPAREFVVALWRATGNEAHVASVVTHAAAMGFRLGDVLTDALGSTVPLADEPALYTTIGLAYVPPEMREGLGETNAAASRTLPTLVTLADLRGVLHCHSQYSDGGTTIAELADDAKRRGWSYIGISDHSQSAFYTGGLTRESIDRQHAEIDELNARLDGMRVLKGIEADILPSGDVDYPTDVTDGFDYVIASVHSRFGMNEEQMTERVLKALDDPRVTILGHPTGRLLLTREAYPIDMQAVLAKAGADGVAVELNADPHRLDLDWRLCRDARRHGVRIEIGPDAHSRQGLDHAALGVDIARKGWLTARDILNAGDADAVLDFSRTRRARAVAAH
- a CDS encoding alpha/beta hydrolase codes for the protein MSPAAIPEPRIHGFTQHTDTPLYWCRYGSAGAPPIVVLHGGPGAHHDYLLPQLLDLADTFDLLFYDQRGGGQSKTDDRTPITWQTHVADLAAVLTELEPATPTILGYSWGGMLALLYAVEAAAGRVTPAPSRLALVDPAPLSRQWRSEFEAEFARRQTSSEVQTLRSALAASGLRESDPVAYRQRTFELSVAGYFADPRRATDLTPFRVTGRVQQSVWESLGEFDLIPALATVPIDVQIVHGRQDPIPLASSEAAARALGAELVVLEDCGHVPYVEARSSLMTALRRFLRRPDAV